From the Lolium rigidum isolate FL_2022 chromosome 2, APGP_CSIRO_Lrig_0.1, whole genome shotgun sequence genome, one window contains:
- the LOC124686236 gene encoding protein SRG1-like, which yields MVHEDQGKLVQVVAAEYGLLTPPSRYVLREENRPAAGAEPAKLTIPIVDLSLLAKPNGVEEAAKLRSALQSWGIFVVTGHGMPKEFLDEILDATRKFFHLPLEEKQRCSNVIGGAVFQNEGYGTDRIDSDEQILDWCDRLWLQLQPEDERRLEFWPQSLRELLHEYTIKIGQVTMDVLKAMAKLLDQNEDFFIDMVGERFKSYARFTYYPPCPRPDLVHGLKPHTDNSVITLLLMDKDVGGLQVLKDGHWVDVPVLGHDLLVVVGEGMRIVSNAVFKAPWHRVVTSVDKERVSLATFYQPEPQRIIGPLGALVHEKRLAMFKKCLVQTLADGYWDAFAVGERTVDFLNVRIDAKADGKLELESVATNN from the exons ATGGTTCATGAGGATCAGGGGAAGCTGGTGCAGGTGGTGGCGGCAGAATATGGACTTCTCACGCCGCCGAGCAGGTATGTGCTAAGGGAGGAGAACCGCCCGGCCGCTGGTGCAGAGCCAGCTAAGCTGACTATCCCCATCGTGGACTTGAGCCTTCTGGCCAAGCCCAATGGGGTTGAGGAGGCTGCCAAGCTTCGATCTGCACTTCAGTCGTGGGGAATTTTCGTGGTGACTGGCCATGGCATGCCGAAGGAGTTCCTGGATGAGATCCTCGACGCAACGAGGAAGTTCTTTCACTTGCCGCTGGAGGAGAAGCAAAGGTGTAGCAACGTGATCGGCGGTGCCGTGTTCCAGAATGAAGGATACGGCACCGACCGCATCGACTCCGATGAGCAGATCCTTGACTGGTGTGACCGACTATGGCTCCAACTCCAACCGGAGGATGAGAGGCGGCTTGAATTCTGGCCACAATCTCTAAG GGAGCTTCTACACGAGTATACCATAAAGATTGGGCAAGtgaccatggatgtgctgaaggccATGGCaaagcttctagatcaaaacgAGGACTTCTTCATCGATATGGTGGGTGAGAGGTTTAAGTCATACGCAAGGTTCACTTACTACCCTCCCTGTCCACGGCCTGACCTCGTCCATGGGCTGAAACCCCACACTGACAACTCCGTCATCACACTGCTCCTCATGGACAAGGACGTGGGCGGCCTCCAAGTGCTCAAGGATGGACACTGGGTTGATGTTCCCGTGCTAGGTCATGACCTGTTGGTCGTTGTTGGTGAGGGG ATGCGGATCGTTAGCAATGCGGTGTTCAAGGCACCTTGGCACCGCGTGGTGACGAGCGTCGACAAGGAGAGGGTGTCACTAGCGACGTTCTACCAGCCAGAGCCGCAGAGGATCATAGGGCCACTTGGGGCACTGGTTCACGAGAAGCGTCTGGCAATGTTCAAGAAGTGCTTGGTCCAGACCTTGGCCGATGGCTACTGGGATGCATTTGCGGTAGGAGAGCGCACCGTCGACTTCCTCAATGTTAGGATTGATGCCAAGGCTGATGGCAAACTGGAGTTGGAGTCTGTGGCTACCAATAACTAA
- the LOC124691571 gene encoding GDSL esterase/lipase At5g45950-like — protein sequence MRRLAAVLAVALLLIAWQPSLGKAVATQSTALPPPDEQDDDAPRYSQPSPPDEQEDNPSWPGLPLLPSPPPPEESDAPVAPLPGSQPPPPEPETPAPAAPPPPRPRRAHLPPRQDDPVEPETPEPPHQRPAPLPPKEPTPPRTVVPPQEPGWAAVPLPLPPTPAPGRALNYSATGWTTMLVFGDSTVDPGNNNRLQTVMRANFLPYGASFLGGRPTGRFSNGRLITDILAEKLGIGRTIPGFREPRLRPRQLRRGVSFASAGSGYDDATARISNTLSFSNQVEDLWRYKRNLQRLVGPRRAEQLVRRATFVISAGTTDVFSHYLATNRSRSDSWPSYENLLITRVANYTQVMRALGGRRFVFVGVPPVGCLPLVRTLLGTGAEKCHENMNSMAASFNRRLDEVVRFLKNQRDTRATFIDVYPIVSMATIDPVTYGLTDTSRGCCGTGVIEVGQTCRGRLTCPDPSKYMYWDAVHQTERMNQIITDQVIMNSIGEIYA from the exons ATGAGGAGGCTGGCGGCGGTGCTCGCGGTGGCATTGCTCCTCATCGCATGGCAGCCATCCCTGGGGAAGGCGGTAGCCACACAGTCCACGGCGCTGCCGCCACCAGACGAGCAGGACGACGACGCACCGAGGTACAGCCAGCCGTCACCACCGGATGAGCAGGAGGACAACCCGTCCTGGCCTGGGCTTCCACTGTTGCCGTCGCCACCCCCGCCGGAGGAATCCGATGCTCCGGTGGCTCCGCTGCCAGGTTCCCAGCCACCACCGCCGGAACCTGAGACGCCAGCACCAGCAGCGCCACCACCGCCTCGCCCCAGGCGTGCACACCTGCCGCCAAGGCAGGACGATCCAGTGGAGCCTGAAACGCCGGAGCCGCCTCACCAGAGGCCAGCGCCGTTGCCTCCGAAGGAGCCGACGCCGCCAAGGACAGTGGTGCCACCGCAGGAACCGGGGTGGGCTGcggtgccgctgccgctgccaccAACGCCAGCTCCTGGAAGGGCACTCAACTACAGCGCCACCGGCTGGACGACCATGCTGGTGTTCGGGGACTCGACGGTGGACCCCGGGAACAACAACCGGCTGCAGACGGTGATGAGGGCCAACTTCCTGCCGTACGGCGCCAGCTTCCTCGGCGGAAGGCCCACTGGTCGGTTCAGCAATGGCCGGCTCATCACCGACATACTCG CGGAGAAGCTAGGTATAGGGAGGACCATTCCAGGTTTCCGTGAGCCAAGGTTGAGGCCAAGGCAACTCAGAAGGGGTGTGAGTTTTGCATCAGCAGGCTCCGGATATGACGATGCGACTGCCAGGATATCG AATACACTATCATTTTCCAACCAAGTCGAGGACCTGTGGCGTTACAAGAGAAATCTCCAACGACTAGTAGGACCAAGAAGAGCAGAACAACTTGTCAGGAGGGCTACATTCGTCATAAGTGCTGGAACAACTGATGTGTTCTCTCACTACCTTGCCACAAACCGTTCACGATCAGATAGTTGGCCGTCATATGAGAACCTATTGATAACACGGGTCGCTAACTATACCCAG GTAATGAGAGCACTTGGAGGAAGAAGATTTGTATTTGTTGGAGTGCCCCCAGTTGGGTGTTTACCACTTGTCAGAACTTTGCTAGGCaccggtgcagaaaaatgccACGAAAACATGAACTCAATGGCAGCTTCGTTTAACAGAAGGCTAGACGAAGTGGTACGTTTTCTGAAGAACCAACGAGATACCAGAGCTACGTTTATTGATGTTTATCCAATCGTAAGCATGGCGACCATAGACCCTGTTACCTATG GGTTGACAGACACATCAAGAGGCTGCTGTGGAACAGGGGTAATTGAAGTTGGGCAAACATGCAGAGGCCGATTAACATGCCCAGATCCCAGCAAGTACATGTACTGGGATGCAGTCCACCAAACAGAGAGAATGAACCAAATTATCACAGATCAAGTGATTATGAATTCAATTGGAGAAATTTATGCGTAG